A genomic segment from Oncorhynchus clarkii lewisi isolate Uvic-CL-2024 chromosome 12, UVic_Ocla_1.0, whole genome shotgun sequence encodes:
- the LOC139421390 gene encoding ubinuclein-2-like isoform X4, translating into MAEPRKVPFVTISSFNNNAPPSDSKKRRREDEAEISLGEDGGGGSAATRPGGGTGASPFGIVKAGDGDSAETKRVTVRLNLSLPEPSERGSAEFNYSELVQSTQVKKPPAPGPPKDLTPALDPNDPFADNEKERKEVEALAKKFESKYSQANTGKKKRKDRVQDLIDIGFGYDETDPFIDNSEAYDELVPASLNTKLGGFYINTGTLQFRAASESEGEDFKKLKDGEERVIKKRMKKQDGSNMDEKKPRKIRMPKQGVSGLNVHRPEKKKRKKLMKDSLNLAAMLRRFTREKEENRKKIPGLPRGQHNANSALLNAHPKPSNISMADLANDPAMMSLLGSANNNDMLQDMMGDLDFGLLDSPQPSSPAQGENGAPGRVQGRVQGAQGGLLPPPPLPNGLPAPLSKRIEDLRVASHQFDQEGRKKFFTLDMNNILLDIELQVQEQPAAVRSSVYSHLEAFVPCNKEALLKRLKKLSLNIQDDRLRAPLLKLKLAVCSVMPEQIARYNMDCIAKVAKQQSEEGEKNGSEEEDEEKPGKRVMGPRKKFVWDEKLRMLLCNLVRVKLGCYELEGQSSQSPEDYLKAFMETEVKPLWPKGWMQGRMLFKESLMVHCHLTGNPAKKKMVPTPKSKPKEGSWVQRSTPSVGATPSPAAPVACRPSQSTAETICLLDSLDEELTAPALDSISQALALLSNAAKGLVQGDSPPSPDRPKTAPSSLHASPLLQKHKKSTINTPSSNTPLFVSTSSSPSSLSRPPTVSPSLSSARSEGLGSMKGGGALAQAHRQSLQSTQRLAGTGLSKANAPGSHSQLKPRPPPNQKGFGSNNTKANSGDTPLSSPSPSFSHSLLGAQAQQQSNFITPMQATLTKSSHSSTSPIIKLTPRLPNPLTPTTFSPSTNPRPQAASSMHQYSSKSPAGFRPPFSGAPGGPAKLVQGSYTPPGGQKTPSQIISSSTNTSLTNTSSISKHSGSSPSPTTTSANQRQRPAGGTIQGAKPIKSVSTQSVSSQLPQVSSASSSLLGSAPSLPLGFGMLGGLVPVSLPFQFPSLLNLPPLGGTAGSSTGASGSSTSNSSAFSLTQNVNQTQGGDVKRKSL; encoded by the exons ATGGCCGAACCGAGAAAAGTACCGTTTGTCACAATCTCTTCCTTTAACAACAATGCACCGCCTTCGGATTCAAAGAAACGCCGCCGGGAAGATGAGGCCGAAATCAGTTTGGGGGAAGATGGAGGGGGTGGAAGTGCAGCAACCAGGCCAGGAGGTGGTACTGGTGCTAGTCCATTCGGTATCGTGAAAGCCGGTGACGGGGATTCAGCGGAAACAAAACGTGTAACAGTGCGCTTGAACCTCTCCTTGCCCGAACCCAGCGAACGGGGATCTGCTGAATTCAACTACAGTGAACTTGTTCAATCTACTCAG GTGAAGAAGCCTCCTGCTCCAGGACCTCCTAAAGACCTGACGCCAGCCCTGGACCCCAACGACCCCTTTGCAGACaacgagaaggagagaaaagaagtaGAGGCGCTCGCCAAGAAATTTGAGAGCAAATAT TCACAGGCCAATACAGGGAAAAAGAAGCGGAAGGACAGGGTGCAGGATCTCATCGACATTGGTTTTGGCTATGATGAGACTGACCCATTCATTGATAACTCTGAGGCT TATGATGAGCTGGTGCCAGCCTCCCTCAACACTAAGCTGGGAGGGTTCTACATCAACACTGGCACCCTGCAGTTCAGAGCAGCCTCCGAGTCAGAGGGAGAGGACTTCAAG AAGTTGAAAGATGGTGAGGAGCGTGTGATAAAGAAGCGAATGAAAAAGCAAGATGGCAGTAACATGGATGAGAAAAAGCCCAGGAAGATCAGGATGCCAAAGCAAGG AGTGTCTGGCCTGAATGTCCACCGGccagagaagaagaaaaggaagaagttGATGAAGGACTCTCTGAATCTGGCCGCCATGCTCCGCCGCTTCACgcgggagaaggaggagaaccGCAAGAAGATCCCCGGCCTGCCCCGTGGCCAGCACAATGCCAACAGTGCCCTGCTCAACGCACACCCTAAACCCAGCAACATCAGCATGGCCGATCTGGCTAACGACCCTGCCATGATGTCACTGCTGGGCTCAGCCAATAACAACGACATGCTGCAGGACATGATGGGCGACCTAGACTTTGGGCTGCTGGACTCTCCTCAGCCCTCCAGTCCTGCACAGGGGGAGAACGGTGCTCCGGGTAGGGTCCAGGGTAGGGTCCAGGGGGCACAAGGAGGtctcctgccccctcctcctctgcctaATGGACTGCCTGCCCCTCTCAGTAAGCGTATTGAGGACCTCCGTGTG GCTTCTCATCAGTTTGATCAAGAGGGCAGGAAAAAGTTCTTCACGCTGGACATGAACAACATCCTACTGGA TATTGAGTTGCAGGTCCAGGAGCAGCCGGCAGCAGTGCGCTCTTCAGTCTACTCCCATCTCGAGGCCTTTGTGCCCTGCAACAAGGAGGCTCTGCTCAAACGCCTAAAGAAACTCAGCCTCAatatccag GATGACCGTCTGCGTGCTCCGCTACTGAAGCTGAAGCTAGCTGTGTGCAGCGTGATGCCAGAGCAGATTGCCAGATACAATATGGACTGCATTGCCAAAGTGGCCAA GCAGCAGTCAGAAGAGGGGGAAAAGAACGGgtcagaagaggaggatgaggagaagcCTGGGAAGAGAGTGATGGGACCTCGCAAGAAGTTTGTCTGGGATGAGAAGCTCAG GATGTTGCTGTGTAACTTGGTGAGGGTGAAGCTGGGCTGCTATGAGCTGGAGGGCCAGAGCTCCCAGTCTCCAGAGGACTATCTCAAGGCCTTCATGGAGACTGAGGTGAAACCACTGTGGCCCAAGGGCTGGATGCAGGGCAG gatgCTATTCAAAGAGAGCCTCATGGTTCATTGTCACCTCACTGGCAATCC AGCCAAGAAAAAGATGGTTCCTACTCCCAAGTCTAAACCCAAA GAGGGTAGTTGGGTCCAGAGATCCACCCCCTCAGTTGGTGCGACCCCCTCCCCTGCAGCCCCAGTGGCCTGCCGGCCCTCCCAGTCCACCGCTGAGACCATCTGTCTGCTTGACTCCCTGGATGAAGAGCTGACCGCCCCCGCCCTGGACTCCATCTCCCAGGCCCTGGCCCTCCTCAGCAATGCAGCCAAGGGCCTGGTCCAAGGGGACAGTCCCCCCTCCCCTGATAGGCCCAAGACTGCCCCGtcctccctccatgcctcacCTCTCCTCCAGAAGCACAAGAAGAGCACCATCAACACACCCAGCTCCAACACACCTCTCTTcgtctctacctcctcctccccctcctctctctctcggcctcccACCGTCTCCCCTTCTCTGTCCTCAGCAAGGAGCGAGGGGTTGGGGTCGATGAAGGGTGGAGGTGCTCTGGCTCAGGCTCACAGACAATCATTGCAGAGCACTCAGAGGCTTGCTGGGACTGGACTGAGTAAAGCCAATGCTCCCGGCTCTCACTCCCAGCTTAAGCCGCGGCCGCCCCCCAATCAGAAGGGCTTTGGCAGCAATAATACTAAAGCCAACAGTGGTgacacccccctctcctccccttctccctccttctcccactctctcttagGAGCCCAAGCTCAGCAGCAGTCCAACTTCATCACCCCCATGCAGGCCACTCTCACCAAGTCCTCCCATAGCAGCACCTCGCCCATCATCAAACTCACCCCTCGCCTCCCCAACCCCTTAACGCCCACCACCTTCTCACCCTCCACCAATCCCAGGCCTCAGGCAGCTTCCAGTATGCACCAGTACTCCTCCAAAAGCCCAGCAGGGTTCCGCCCACCATTCTCAGGTGCTCCGGGAGGGCCAGCCAAACTTGTCCAGGGCAGCTACACCCCTCCAGGAGGGCAGAAGACCCCCTCTCAGATCATCAGCAGCAGCACCAACACCAGCCTTACCAACACCTCATCCATCAGCAAGCATTCGGGATCCAGTCCCTCCCCTACCACAACCTCGGCCAATCAGCGACAAAGGCCGGCAGGTGGAACCATTCAGGGGGCTAAGCCTATTAAATCTGTATCCACACAGTCTGTCTCTTCTCAGTTGCCACAG GTGTCCTCAGCCAGCAGCAGTCTTCTTGGCTCTGCTCCGTCTCTCCCACTGGGCTTTGGGATGTTGGGGGGGCTGGTTCCTGTGTCCCTGCCCTTCCAGTTTCCTTCACTCTTAAACCTGCCCCCATTAGGGGGCACAGCTGGCTCCAGCACCGGGGCCAGCGGCTCCTCAACCAGCAACAGCTCAGCATTCTCCCTGACCCAGA ATGTCAATCAAACCCAAGGAGGGGATGTGAAGAGGAAGTCTCTTTGA
- the LOC139421390 gene encoding ubinuclein-2-like isoform X5, with protein MVLLSTRAMLANCSYSILRYDVKKPPAPGPPKDLTPALDPNDPFADNEKERKEVEALAKKFESKYSQANTGKKKRKDRVQDLIDIGFGYDETDPFIDNSEAYDELVPASLNTKLGGFYINTGTLQFRAASESEGEDFKKLKDGEERVIKKRMKKQDGSNMDEKKPRKIRMPKQGVSGLNVHRPEKKKRKKLMKDSLNLAAMLRRFTREKEENRKKIPGLPRGQHNANSALLNAHPKPSNISMADLANDPAMMSLLGSANNNDMLQDMMGDLDFGLLDSPQPSSPAQGENGAPGRVQGRVQGAQGGLLPPPPLPNGLPAPLSKRIEDLRVASHQFDQEGRKKFFTLDMNNILLDIELQVQEQPAAVRSSVYSHLEAFVPCNKEALLKRLKKLSLNIQDDRLRAPLLKLKLAVCSVMPEQIARYNMDCIAKVAKQQSEEGEKNGSEEEDEEKPGKRVMGPRKKFVWDEKLRMLLCNLVRVKLGCYELEGQSSQSPEDYLKAFMETEVKPLWPKGWMQGRMLFKESLMVHCHLTGNPAKKKMVPTPKSKPKEGSWVQRSTPSVGATPSPAAPVACRPSQSTAETICLLDSLDEELTAPALDSISQALALLSNAAKGLVQGDSPPSPDRPKTAPSSLHASPLLQKHKKSTINTPSSNTPLFVSTSSSPSSLSRPPTVSPSLSSARSEGLGSMKGGGALAQAHRQSLQSTQRLAGTGLSKANAPGSHSQLKPRPPPNQKGFGSNNTKANSGDTPLSSPSPSFSHSLLGAQAQQQSNFITPMQATLTKSSHSSTSPIIKLTPRLPNPLTPTTFSPSTNPRPQAASSMHQYSSKSPAGFRPPFSGAPGGPAKLVQGSYTPPGGQKTPSQIISSSTNTSLTNTSSISKHSGSSPSPTTTSANQRQRPAGGTIQGAKPIKSVSTQSVSSQLPQVSSASSSLLGSAPSLPLGFGMLGGLVPVSLPFQFPSLLNLPPLGGTAGSSTGASGSSTSNSSAFSLTQNLLKSLQSGSQVALPPHLQLAFSELYSSCPDVNQTQGGDVKRKSL; from the exons ATGGTGCTGTTGTCAACAAGAGCGATGTTGGCcaactgtagctacagtattctTAGATATGAT GTGAAGAAGCCTCCTGCTCCAGGACCTCCTAAAGACCTGACGCCAGCCCTGGACCCCAACGACCCCTTTGCAGACaacgagaaggagagaaaagaagtaGAGGCGCTCGCCAAGAAATTTGAGAGCAAATAT TCACAGGCCAATACAGGGAAAAAGAAGCGGAAGGACAGGGTGCAGGATCTCATCGACATTGGTTTTGGCTATGATGAGACTGACCCATTCATTGATAACTCTGAGGCT TATGATGAGCTGGTGCCAGCCTCCCTCAACACTAAGCTGGGAGGGTTCTACATCAACACTGGCACCCTGCAGTTCAGAGCAGCCTCCGAGTCAGAGGGAGAGGACTTCAAG AAGTTGAAAGATGGTGAGGAGCGTGTGATAAAGAAGCGAATGAAAAAGCAAGATGGCAGTAACATGGATGAGAAAAAGCCCAGGAAGATCAGGATGCCAAAGCAAGG AGTGTCTGGCCTGAATGTCCACCGGccagagaagaagaaaaggaagaagttGATGAAGGACTCTCTGAATCTGGCCGCCATGCTCCGCCGCTTCACgcgggagaaggaggagaaccGCAAGAAGATCCCCGGCCTGCCCCGTGGCCAGCACAATGCCAACAGTGCCCTGCTCAACGCACACCCTAAACCCAGCAACATCAGCATGGCCGATCTGGCTAACGACCCTGCCATGATGTCACTGCTGGGCTCAGCCAATAACAACGACATGCTGCAGGACATGATGGGCGACCTAGACTTTGGGCTGCTGGACTCTCCTCAGCCCTCCAGTCCTGCACAGGGGGAGAACGGTGCTCCGGGTAGGGTCCAGGGTAGGGTCCAGGGGGCACAAGGAGGtctcctgccccctcctcctctgcctaATGGACTGCCTGCCCCTCTCAGTAAGCGTATTGAGGACCTCCGTGTG GCTTCTCATCAGTTTGATCAAGAGGGCAGGAAAAAGTTCTTCACGCTGGACATGAACAACATCCTACTGGA TATTGAGTTGCAGGTCCAGGAGCAGCCGGCAGCAGTGCGCTCTTCAGTCTACTCCCATCTCGAGGCCTTTGTGCCCTGCAACAAGGAGGCTCTGCTCAAACGCCTAAAGAAACTCAGCCTCAatatccag GATGACCGTCTGCGTGCTCCGCTACTGAAGCTGAAGCTAGCTGTGTGCAGCGTGATGCCAGAGCAGATTGCCAGATACAATATGGACTGCATTGCCAAAGTGGCCAA GCAGCAGTCAGAAGAGGGGGAAAAGAACGGgtcagaagaggaggatgaggagaagcCTGGGAAGAGAGTGATGGGACCTCGCAAGAAGTTTGTCTGGGATGAGAAGCTCAG GATGTTGCTGTGTAACTTGGTGAGGGTGAAGCTGGGCTGCTATGAGCTGGAGGGCCAGAGCTCCCAGTCTCCAGAGGACTATCTCAAGGCCTTCATGGAGACTGAGGTGAAACCACTGTGGCCCAAGGGCTGGATGCAGGGCAG gatgCTATTCAAAGAGAGCCTCATGGTTCATTGTCACCTCACTGGCAATCC AGCCAAGAAAAAGATGGTTCCTACTCCCAAGTCTAAACCCAAA GAGGGTAGTTGGGTCCAGAGATCCACCCCCTCAGTTGGTGCGACCCCCTCCCCTGCAGCCCCAGTGGCCTGCCGGCCCTCCCAGTCCACCGCTGAGACCATCTGTCTGCTTGACTCCCTGGATGAAGAGCTGACCGCCCCCGCCCTGGACTCCATCTCCCAGGCCCTGGCCCTCCTCAGCAATGCAGCCAAGGGCCTGGTCCAAGGGGACAGTCCCCCCTCCCCTGATAGGCCCAAGACTGCCCCGtcctccctccatgcctcacCTCTCCTCCAGAAGCACAAGAAGAGCACCATCAACACACCCAGCTCCAACACACCTCTCTTcgtctctacctcctcctccccctcctctctctctcggcctcccACCGTCTCCCCTTCTCTGTCCTCAGCAAGGAGCGAGGGGTTGGGGTCGATGAAGGGTGGAGGTGCTCTGGCTCAGGCTCACAGACAATCATTGCAGAGCACTCAGAGGCTTGCTGGGACTGGACTGAGTAAAGCCAATGCTCCCGGCTCTCACTCCCAGCTTAAGCCGCGGCCGCCCCCCAATCAGAAGGGCTTTGGCAGCAATAATACTAAAGCCAACAGTGGTgacacccccctctcctccccttctccctccttctcccactctctcttagGAGCCCAAGCTCAGCAGCAGTCCAACTTCATCACCCCCATGCAGGCCACTCTCACCAAGTCCTCCCATAGCAGCACCTCGCCCATCATCAAACTCACCCCTCGCCTCCCCAACCCCTTAACGCCCACCACCTTCTCACCCTCCACCAATCCCAGGCCTCAGGCAGCTTCCAGTATGCACCAGTACTCCTCCAAAAGCCCAGCAGGGTTCCGCCCACCATTCTCAGGTGCTCCGGGAGGGCCAGCCAAACTTGTCCAGGGCAGCTACACCCCTCCAGGAGGGCAGAAGACCCCCTCTCAGATCATCAGCAGCAGCACCAACACCAGCCTTACCAACACCTCATCCATCAGCAAGCATTCGGGATCCAGTCCCTCCCCTACCACAACCTCGGCCAATCAGCGACAAAGGCCGGCAGGTGGAACCATTCAGGGGGCTAAGCCTATTAAATCTGTATCCACACAGTCTGTCTCTTCTCAGTTGCCACAG GTGTCCTCAGCCAGCAGCAGTCTTCTTGGCTCTGCTCCGTCTCTCCCACTGGGCTTTGGGATGTTGGGGGGGCTGGTTCCTGTGTCCCTGCCCTTCCAGTTTCCTTCACTCTTAAACCTGCCCCCATTAGGGGGCACAGCTGGCTCCAGCACCGGGGCCAGCGGCTCCTCAACCAGCAACAGCTCAGCATTCTCCCTGACCCAGA aTCTGTTAAAGAGTCTCCAGTCAGGGTCTCAGGTTGCTCTGCCTCCTCACTTACAGCTCGCTTTCTCAG AACTCTACTCTTCCTGTCCAGATGTCAATCAAACCCAAGGAGGGGATGTGAAGAGGAAGTCTCTTTGA